The following proteins are co-located in the Dyadobacter chenwenxiniae genome:
- a CDS encoding DUF3784 domain-containing protein, protein MFTAAIILSVIFTSLGFVVTASNAKYILSGYNTMSEADRAKMDIVGYVRFFKRFHIFLGLSLIAGFLILTLLNNNWAGSFIIIYPLFAYVFLIAKGNKYYSGTKGQRSGTYVAMAILLVIIVGISTQLYSSLQDSKLIFTDNSMEIKGMYGLTLSKNDISKVELVPELPPISYKSNGFAAGDFAKGNFITRDGRAVKLFVNKKINPFLFITTKTDQIYYSSDEIASQDLYDKLRLWSAN, encoded by the coding sequence ATGTTTACCGCCGCAATTATCCTTTCTGTCATTTTCACATCACTTGGCTTCGTTGTCACGGCCAGTAATGCGAAATATATTTTATCGGGTTACAACACCATGTCCGAAGCGGACCGGGCCAAGATGGACATCGTTGGTTATGTCCGTTTTTTTAAAAGATTTCATATTTTCCTGGGCCTTTCACTGATCGCAGGTTTCCTCATCCTGACTTTGCTCAACAACAACTGGGCAGGCTCATTCATCATCATTTATCCGCTTTTCGCTTATGTCTTTTTGATTGCAAAAGGCAACAAATATTATAGCGGGACCAAGGGACAGCGTTCCGGCACTTATGTTGCAATGGCCATTTTACTTGTCATTATCGTCGGGATTTCCACGCAGCTGTATTCAAGCCTGCAAGACAGCAAGCTTATATTTACCGATAATAGTATGGAAATAAAGGGAATGTATGGTTTGACATTAAGCAAAAACGACATCTCGAAAGTCGAACTCGTACCGGAACTGCCGCCCATTTCCTATAAATCCAATGGTTTTGCAGCGGGTGACTTTGCCAAAGGGAATTTTATAACCAGAGACGGACGAGCAGTCAAGCTATTTGTTAATAAAAAAATAAATCCGTTTCTGTTTATTACAACAAAAACGGATCAGATCTATTATAGCTCCGACGAGATCGCCTCGCAGGATCTTTATGACAAATTAAGGCTTTGGAGCGCTAATTAA
- a CDS encoding tagaturonate reductase, producing the protein MSLPQLCPQLLDQRPDLLPNHQNLLALPEKIIQFGTGVLLRGLPDYFVNKANQQGIFNGRIVVVKSTNSGGTDAFAAQQNIFSHSIRGIEDGSQVDKLIINSAISRTLSANTNWADILQCAHNADLRIVISNTTEVGIQLTDDDIFASPPASYPGKLTAYLYERFKAFDGSADSGMVIVPTELIVNSGQKLRDIVFEQAKRHNLDETFVQWLEAHNHFCSSLVDRIVPGKPDAETIASISEKQGYQDDLLIVSEVYRLWAIEGSEHVRSILNFAEADKGVVIEPDIDLYRELKLRLLNGTHTLACGLCFLSGLDTVSESMENPETAAFIADVMLNELAPAIPYPVDPARAQEFGNQVLDRFRNPFIRHQLIDITVQYTAKMRMRNIPTLLSHYEKSEQPPALFAKGFAAFLKFMKPVVHKDGAYYGEREGQPYSIRCDAAPYFDEMWKSAASPLDLASKVMSDVSIWDTDLTQLPGFPEAVHAHMVEPEALETLRIVPGADAPKLDI; encoded by the coding sequence ATGTCCCTACCCCAGCTTTGCCCCCAACTACTGGATCAGCGTCCAGACCTGTTGCCAAACCATCAAAATCTGCTTGCATTGCCCGAAAAGATCATTCAGTTTGGCACGGGCGTACTGCTTCGCGGTTTACCCGATTATTTTGTAAATAAGGCCAATCAGCAGGGAATATTCAATGGGCGGATAGTAGTTGTAAAATCCACAAACAGCGGTGGAACGGACGCTTTTGCAGCCCAACAAAACATTTTCTCGCACAGCATCCGCGGAATTGAGGATGGGAGCCAGGTGGATAAGCTCATTATTAACAGCGCCATCAGCAGGACCCTTTCGGCAAATACTAATTGGGCCGATATCTTGCAATGTGCACATAATGCTGATCTTAGAATTGTTATTTCAAATACAACCGAAGTCGGCATCCAATTGACCGATGATGATATTTTTGCAAGTCCTCCCGCTTCCTACCCCGGCAAACTGACGGCTTATCTGTATGAGCGTTTCAAAGCTTTCGACGGAAGCGCTGACTCAGGCATGGTGATTGTCCCTACCGAGCTGATCGTGAATAGTGGACAGAAGTTAAGGGATATCGTTTTTGAACAAGCCAAACGCCATAACCTGGACGAAACATTCGTACAATGGCTGGAAGCGCATAATCATTTTTGCAGTTCGCTCGTAGACAGGATTGTCCCTGGCAAACCGGACGCAGAAACGATCGCTTCCATTTCGGAAAAGCAGGGTTATCAAGACGATTTGCTGATCGTTTCCGAAGTTTACAGACTGTGGGCCATTGAAGGAAGCGAGCATGTGCGATCGATTCTGAACTTTGCGGAAGCAGATAAGGGCGTTGTGATCGAACCGGACATTGATTTATACAGAGAATTAAAATTGCGCTTGCTTAACGGCACGCATACGCTTGCCTGTGGCCTCTGCTTTCTGAGCGGCCTCGATACAGTAAGTGAAAGCATGGAAAACCCTGAAACGGCCGCATTCATTGCAGATGTAATGTTGAATGAACTTGCCCCGGCGATCCCCTATCCAGTGGACCCGGCGCGTGCGCAGGAATTCGGCAACCAGGTCCTGGACCGTTTTCGCAATCCGTTTATCCGCCATCAACTCATCGACATTACCGTGCAATACACGGCTAAAATGAGAATGCGCAACATTCCGACATTGCTTAGTCACTACGAAAAATCCGAGCAGCCACCTGCGCTTTTTGCCAAAGGTTTCGCAGCATTTTTGAAATTTATGAAGCCTGTTGTTCACAAAGATGGCGCTTATTATGGCGAGCGTGAAGGGCAACCTTATTCGATCCGCTGCGATGCTGCTCCTTATTTTGATGAAATGTGGAAGTCAGCCGCTTCGCCGCTGGACCTGGCAAGCAAAGTAATGTCCGATGTCTCAATTTGGGATACTGATTTGACACAACTTCCCGGATTTCCGGAAGCTGTACATGCGCATATGGTTGAACCGGAAGCACTGGAAACTTTACGTATCGTTCCAGGGGCGGACGCCCCCAAGCTGGACATTTAA